In a single window of the Streptacidiphilus sp. P02-A3a genome:
- a CDS encoding PHP domain-containing protein: MEPVVALERIAFLLERADAPTYKVAAFRHAAEVVRGLPRVELLRRAVAGRLTELEGIGPTTATVITEAAADRTPAYLADLEQRARTPLVDGGRRLRAALRGDCHLHSDWSDGGSPIATMAGAARDLGHEWAVLTDHSPRLRIARGLSAERLREQLAVVAGVNRELAPFRLLTGIECDILADGRLDQDRELLARLDLVVASAHSELRMAPEAMTRRLLTAVRDPLVDVLGHCTGRLLGGKRRPESGFDAEQVFAACAESGTAVEINSRPDRLDPPRRLLRLAVDAGALFAVDSDAHAPGQLDWQIRGCARAEECGVPPERVVNTWTAEELLEWTRAGESEPRA, translated from the coding sequence ATGGAACCGGTTGTGGCACTGGAACGGATCGCCTTCCTGCTGGAGCGCGCCGACGCGCCGACCTACAAGGTCGCGGCCTTCCGGCACGCGGCCGAGGTGGTGCGCGGACTGCCGCGGGTGGAGCTGCTGCGACGGGCGGTGGCCGGGCGGCTGACCGAGCTGGAGGGCATCGGACCGACCACGGCGACGGTGATCACCGAGGCCGCCGCCGACCGCACCCCGGCGTACCTGGCCGACCTGGAGCAGCGCGCGCGGACCCCGCTGGTCGACGGCGGGCGGCGGTTGCGGGCCGCGCTGCGCGGCGACTGCCACCTGCACTCGGACTGGTCCGACGGCGGCAGCCCGATCGCGACCATGGCCGGGGCGGCCCGCGACCTCGGCCACGAGTGGGCGGTGCTGACCGACCACTCGCCCCGACTGCGGATCGCGCGCGGGCTCAGCGCCGAGCGGCTGCGGGAACAGCTGGCGGTCGTCGCCGGGGTCAACCGCGAGCTGGCACCGTTCCGGCTGCTCACCGGCATCGAGTGCGACATCCTCGCGGACGGGCGGCTGGACCAGGACCGGGAGCTGCTGGCGAGGTTGGACCTGGTGGTCGCCTCGGCCCACTCCGAGCTGCGGATGGCCCCGGAGGCGATGACCCGACGGCTGCTCACCGCGGTCCGTGACCCGCTGGTGGACGTGCTCGGCCACTGCACCGGGCGGCTGCTCGGCGGCAAACGCCGACCGGAGTCCGGGTTCGACGCCGAGCAGGTCTTCGCCGCCTGCGCGGAGTCGGGGACGGCGGTGGAGATCAACAGCCGCCCGGACCGGCTGGACCCGCCCCGGCGGCTGCTGCGGCTCGCCGTCGACGCGGGCGCCCTGTTCGCGGTCGACAGCGACGCGCACGCCCCCGGCCAGCTCGACTGGCAGATCCGTGGCTGCGCCCGCGCCGAGGAGTGCGGCGTCCCGCCGGAGCGGGTGGTGAACACCTGGACGGCGGAGGAGTTGCTGGAGTGGACCCGGGCGGGGGAGTCCGAACCTCGGGCTTAG
- a CDS encoding SgcJ/EcaC family oxidoreductase — MTVTRTHDETAIRGVLEGVYRAWDAGDAEAFVADYREDATAILPGSYRRSKEDVRADMAAGFASYLKGSTTVDRLESIRFLGGNAAVVVSETGVRFPGETEVPAERVVYATWVLEKRDGAWLLVAYHNSPAVLPS; from the coding sequence ATGACTGTGACCCGAACACACGACGAGACCGCGATCAGGGGCGTCCTGGAGGGTGTCTACCGGGCCTGGGACGCCGGTGACGCGGAGGCCTTCGTCGCGGACTACCGGGAGGACGCCACCGCGATCCTGCCCGGTTCCTACCGCAGGTCCAAGGAGGACGTCCGGGCGGACATGGCCGCCGGCTTCGCGTCCTACCTCAAGGGCAGCACCACCGTCGACCGGCTGGAGAGCATCCGCTTCCTCGGCGGGAACGCCGCGGTCGTGGTGAGCGAGACCGGCGTCAGGTTCCCGGGCGAGACCGAGGTCCCCGCCGAGCGCGTCGTGTACGCGACCTGGGTGCTGGAGAAGCGTGACGGCGCCTGGCTGCTCGTGGCCTACCACAACAGTCCGGCCGTCCTGCCGAGCTGA
- a CDS encoding sigma-70 family RNA polymerase sigma factor, whose translation MAPVAEGFDLRINAYRSELLAHCYRMLGSVHDAEDVVQETYLRAWRARDSYDQGRASVRTWLYRIATNACLTALEGRGRRPLPSGLAAPSEDPSAPLVRGEVSWLQPLPDALLGADPGRTAVDRGSLRLAFVAAIQHLSARQRATLVLRDVLDFSAAESAEILGMSTPAVNSALVRARGRLRATAVPEDEVAEPSEQEVRARIDRFVEAFERADVAAIKELLTRDVLLEMPPMVNWFIGREHYGSFMDWVFSMCRDWRMVRTAANGQPALAAYWRVEDGRYHLHTLQVFTVTAAGISRNTVFQDAEVFAAFGLAEVLPATP comes from the coding sequence ATGGCGCCCGTCGCGGAGGGCTTCGACCTGCGGATCAACGCGTACCGGTCGGAACTCCTGGCGCACTGCTACCGGATGCTGGGATCGGTCCACGACGCCGAGGACGTGGTCCAGGAGACCTACCTCAGGGCGTGGCGGGCCCGGGACAGCTACGACCAGGGCCGGGCGTCGGTCCGCACCTGGCTGTACCGCATCGCGACGAACGCCTGCCTGACCGCGCTGGAGGGCAGGGGGCGCCGCCCCCTGCCGTCGGGCCTGGCGGCCCCGAGCGAGGACCCGTCCGCGCCGCTGGTGCGCGGTGAGGTGAGCTGGTTGCAGCCGCTGCCGGACGCGCTGCTCGGCGCGGATCCGGGCCGGACCGCGGTGGACCGGGGGTCGCTCCGGCTGGCCTTCGTCGCGGCGATCCAGCACCTCTCGGCCCGGCAGCGGGCCACGCTCGTCCTGCGCGACGTGCTGGACTTCTCCGCGGCGGAGTCGGCCGAGATCCTCGGCATGTCGACGCCCGCGGTCAACAGCGCGCTGGTCCGCGCCCGGGGGCGGCTGCGCGCGACCGCGGTCCCCGAGGACGAGGTCGCCGAACCCTCCGAGCAGGAGGTGCGGGCGCGGATCGACCGGTTCGTCGAGGCCTTCGAGCGCGCCGACGTGGCCGCGATCAAGGAACTGCTGACCCGCGACGTGCTGCTGGAGATGCCGCCGATGGTCAACTGGTTCATCGGCCGCGAACACTACGGCAGCTTCATGGACTGGGTCTTCTCGATGTGCCGGGACTGGCGGATGGTGCGGACCGCAGCCAACGGACAGCCCGCGCTGGCCGCCTACTGGCGGGTCGAGGACGGTCGCTACCACCTGCACACGTTGCAGGTGTTCACCGTCACCGCGGCCGGGATCAGCCGCAACACGGTGTTCCAGGACGCCGAGGTGTTCGCCGCCTTCGGGCTCGCGGAGGTCCTGCCCGCGACCCCCTGA